GAAAAAGATTGGTTCCTTCGGCGGGAAAAGCATCCTGGTCGCGGCGGGGAAGGCCGCTGTGGCATCTGTTCCCATGGCCTTTGCCGTTTACTGGTTCATGACCCTTGCGGACTGGTCCAGGCATGGGAACAAAATATCCAAGGGCCTTGTCCTGGGCGGTGCGGTTGCTGCGGGAATTATTCTATACTATGCCTTTGCCCATCTGCTGCGGTGCGAAGAGGCCCGCGAGGCAACACGGCTCGTGCGCCGGAAGGTTTTGAAACGATGAGAAAACCAGCCAGGCCATCGGCGCAATATTTCTCCCTGTACAGCTCCCCCATGGGTTCGGGGGGCGTCGTGGCCGGTGCTGCCGGCCTCATTGAGGTTTTTCTTCCTTTTGCCGGGGGAAATAGGGCTGAAATGCATGCCCATATCGGGAAGCTTCATCCCGGAACACGCTGCAGCAATGAATTGACGGAAAGATGTGCCGCCCTTCTGCAGCGATACTTTGCCGGAGAGCGGGTGGAGTTCCCCCTGGAACTGGACAAGACCGGATTCACTCCCTTCCAGACCCGCGTCTACGAATTGGTTGCTGCCATTCCCTATGGATGCGTCAAAACCTACGCGCAGGTCGCTGCCGAAATGGGATGCAAGGGGGCCGCAAGGGGCGTTGGTACTGCCATGGCCCGCAATCCTTTGCCCATCATCATACCCTGTCATCGCATCGTGGGAGCTTCAGGCACAATGACAGGGTATTCTGCTGCCGGAGGCATCTCCTCGAAAAGGATCCTCTTGATGATGGAAGGAATTTCGCTGGATGCGAAGGGGCGGGTGGTGTCGTAAAAATGGGTTTTGCTTAATTATTGTTATAAACATGCAGATAAATAGATTCTGGAAAATTTTCCATCAGCATCAGAATGATGTTTACATTGTAAAAAAAAGCATGATGAAGTGGTAAATAATTGTTTTTATGGTGGAAAAAACACTGCGTAAAAAATATGCAGATTGCAGAAAGGCTTTGAAAAGTATCAATTTATGGTTTTGTCCACAAGTTTATTCACAGATTATCCACAGAATTTGTGGAAAATCTGTTACAACGTTGAAAAATCGTAACAATTATTGTTTCCCCTCCCCCCGTTCTTTTCTTTTTGCCTCCTCCCAGAGCTTGTCCATTTCTTCCAGGCTTGCTTCCTGCATGGTCACTCCCGATGCATGGAGGGTGTCTTCGATGTGGTTGAAGCGGCAAATAAAACGATTAATGGTTTTTCGCAGTGCTTCCTCCGTATCAAGGGATAGGAACCGACCAAGATTGACAATGGCGAACAGCAGATCCCCCAGTTCCGCCTCCATTCGCTCCTGATTCCCATCGGCCAGGGTCTCCTGAAATTCATGGAGCTCTTCAAGCACCTTGGCAAAGACCTGATCCGTATATTCCCAGTCAAATCCCACCCGGGCAGCTTTTTCGGTGACCTTGTGGGCCTTCATCAGCGCCGGCAGGTGAGGGGGGATGCCCGACAGTGCTGATTTCCGCTCTTCGCCTTTCTCCGCTTTCTTGATTCGCTCCCAGTTCGCCACCTGTTCGTCGGCGCTTTTTACGATCTGATCGCCAAACACATGGGGGTGGCGGCGGATCAGTTTTTCGTTGACGGTATCCAGCACGTCGTCAATGGTGAATTCGCCGCATTCCTCGGCAATGGCCGCATGGAAAACCGGCTGCAGCATGAGATCGCCCAATTCTTCTTTCAGGTTGACGGGATCCTTTGCGTCAATCGCCTCTAATACCTCATAACATTCCTCCACCAGGTAGCGCTTGAGGGACTCGTGGGTCTGTTCCGCATCCCAGGGACACCCACCGGGAGCCCGCAGTCTCCGCATTATCTCGATCAGTCGGTCAAAGCCTTTTTTTCCTTCGTTCATGGAGTCTCTCCGTTTCACTTTATTCCAGCCCACCTTATCATGGCGGTGATTGCAGCTGCAAGTGCGTCATTTTCGGGCGAATTCCCAGTGGAGTTTCAAGTGACTGATTTTAGAGGATTTAAGGGATTGCGGAAGGGGACCGGCCGGGCCGGTATGGACCCGACATCGGGTCGAATTGCTATAGATGTCCGTAGAAAACGGACTTTAACAGGGATAACCTCGACTCATCGGTAACGAATACCGCTCAAGGAGAGAGACATGAAAAAATTGATGGCAAGTCAGTTATTGGCGGTGGTGGTTATTTTCGGCGGCGCGACAGCCCACGCGGGAAATGTGGGGGTGGGTCTGAACATCCACCTGGGGGACCGGTACCGGACAGCGAGCGTCAGGGAATATGCCTATGGGGAGCCGGTGCCTACCCCGGTGGTGATCGAGTATCCGGCGGTAGAGCGGATCAGATTCGTCTACCCTGAGCGGTTGGGATTCCAGGTGGCTGTTGGCGTTCCTTACGACCTGTGCCGCGTAGGGAACAGCTATTACCTGTTCCGTGACGGTTACTGGCTGAAGGCGCGCAGCGGTCGTGGACCATGGGTTGCCCAAAGCTTCCGGGATCTCCCATGGGAACTGCGCAGGCAGAGGATTGAGCGCATTCGCTCCTACGGGCAGTGGCGGCAAGGGGACATGGTGGCCTATGGAGAGCGCTCCAGCGACCGGGATGGCGATTGTGACCACCGGGGTCGCCATGACCGTGAAATGGAACAGCGGGAGGAAGGACGGCCGGGGATGGCGCGATGGAGATGAGGTGTCTGCATTGGTGACTCAGGCAGCAATCGGAGCCCGTGAAAACGGGCTCTTTTGTACCTTACTTTCCTTTCAGGTAGCTTGCAAGGAACTCCTGCTTGAACTGGGGGAAACGATCCTCTTCAATGGCTTTGCGAATACCTGCCATCATTTCCAGGTAGAAATGAACATTGTGGATGCTGGCAAGTATTGCCGAGAGCACCTCATTGGCGTTAAACAGGTGGTGGATATAGGCACGGGTGAAGTTACGGCATGCATAGCAGCTGCAGTTGGGATCTATGGGGTAGAAATCCCGTCGGTAGTTCTTGTTGGTGAGGCGGATCTTGCCCCTGTTGGTGAAGAGGGTGGCGCTCCTTGCATAGCGGGTGGGTATGACGCAGTCGAACATGTCCATTCCTCGCTCCACGCTCTCCAGGATGTCTTCGGGGAGACCGACTCCCATCAGGTAGCGAGGTTTGTCCTCCGGCAGAAATGGTGCGGTCATGGCGACCACTTTCTTCAGCAGCTCCAGTCCTTCACCTACTGAGACGCCGCCGATAGCGTAGCCCGGGAAATCCATTCCAACAAGTTCTTTCGCGCACATCTCCCGCAGGTCTTCAAAGACACTCCCCTGCACTATGCCGAACAGCGCCTGGTCCTTTCTCGTCTGGGCTTTTTTACATGCCTCCGCCCATCTAATGGTTTTTTGGGTCGATTGATCAGCATACCGCTTGTCGCACGGGTAGGGAATGCATTCGTCAAAGGCCATGATGATGTCGCTTCCCAGTGCCTCCTGGATGGCAATGGCCTTGGCCGGATCGAGAAAGACTTCTTCTCCTGTTATTTCATGCTTGAAATAGGCCCCATCATCAGTTATACGCTTGTTGGGCAGAGAGAAAACCTGGAAACCGCCGGAATCCGTGAGGATCGGTCCTTCCCAGGCCATGAACCTGTGCAGGCCCCCCGCTTTTTCCACCAGGCTTTCGCCAGGTCTAAGATGAAGATGGTAGGTATTCGACAAAATGATCTGGGCACCGGTTTCCTTGACCTGCTGAGGAGTCATTGCCTTCATTGCGGCATGGGTGCCGACAGGCATGAAGATAGGGGTCTCTATCGTGCCATGGGGGGTTGTCAGTTGACCGCGTCTGGCAGCGGTTTTTGAGTCTTTTTTTATAAGCGTGAACATTGTCATTTATCACTTCCGGGTAACTAATTTAAATACCTAATTGAATTAACAGAATGGCTGCTAAAATGCAACCAGACAACGGGTCGCAGAGAAAAAATAGCTGTTAAAAAGGGATAATTTTGGTTGCTTTTTTATAAAACGACGTTTAGTATACAGTATACATTTCCTAAGTATTATAAATTTTTAATATTTTGTCCGATTAAGTACATTGTCCATTGTTTTTTAATTTATTTAGAAGGAGGTAGGTTATGCTCACCGGCACAGAATGGCGCGCACCCCCTTCGTAGTTCACGTTTCCATTTCTTCCGGCTGCGATTTAAAAACGGATAGAAAGGGATGCCCGGCAATTTAGCAAAAGGGTTCCTCATACCCCTCAGTAACTCTTTTCCAATTCATTCAAAGGGACTAAATTATGGAATTTTTTAAAAACTCTGTGGGAAGAAAGATTTTGATGTCGATTACTGGTCAGTTGCTGATCATTTTTGTAATCGTCCATATGATCGGCAACTCCTCAATTTTTCTGGGTGCCGACGGAATCAACGCATATGCGAAGCATCTTCATGACCTGCCACCCCTGGTCTGGATTTTCAGGCTGGTGATGCTGACCGCTGTGGCTATCCACATCATCTATGGCATTCAGGTTACCCTCGAGAACAACAAGGCCAATGCAAAGGGGTATGCAGTACAGAATCATCTGAAAGCAACTTTCGCTTCAAAGAACATGATCTGGACAGGCATCTTGATTGGCGCATTCGTCATCTATCACTTGCTTCATTTCACTCTTCATATTACCAATCCTGAAATCTCTGCTGGAGTTGCCGCCAACTTTGATGCACTGCAGAGACCTGACGTGTTCAAGATGGTCGTACTCAGCTTCCAGAAGGGCCTTATTGCTCTCATCTATGCTGCTGCAATGGTTATTCTTTTCCTTCATCTCAGCCATGGCATCCAGAGCTTCTTGCAGACAATGGGCTGGAACAATGACAAGACTCGTCCTGTCTTCTCTACTGTCGGCAAGGTTATATCCGGCATTCTGCTGGTAGGATACGTCTCCATTCCATTGGTCATCTTAACCGGATTATTGAAACTTTAGGGGGTTCATAGTGATACTCGACGGAAAATGTCCGCAAGGACCGATTGAAAAAACATGGGACAAGCACCGCTTTGATCTGAAGCTGGTCAATCCCGCCAATAAGAGAAAGTATACGGTTATCATGGTGGGTACCGGTCTGGCCGGTGGCGCTGCTGCTGCATCTTTGGGCGAACTTGGTTACAACGTTATGGCTTTCTGCTACCAGGATAGCCCGCGCCGCGCCCACTCCATCGCGGCTCAAGGCGGAATCAATGCTGCAAAGGCATATCCCAATGACGGCGACTCTATCTACAGACTCTTTTACGACACCATCAAAGGTGGCGACTTCCGTGCCCGTGAGGCTGACGTTTGGCGTCTTGCCCAGGTATCCAATAATATCATCGACCAGTGCGTTGCCCAAGGCGTGCCCTTTGCACGTGATTACGCCGGTTACCTTGACAACCGCTCCTTCGGTGGTGCCCAGGTTTCGCGTACCTTTTACGCCCGAGGCCAGACAGGTCAGCAGCTCCTTCTTGGCGCGTACTCTGCACTTTCCCGCCAGATCAAGGCTGGCACGGTGAAGATGTACAACCGTCGCGAAATGCTTGATCTGGTTGTTGTGGACGGTGTTGCAAAAGGCATTACCTGCCGTAACCTGATTACCGGTGAGTTGGAGTCCTATGCGGCTGATGCCGTATGTCTTGCAACCGGAGGTTACGTCAACGTTTTCTATCTTTCCACCAATGCCATGGGCTGCTCTGTCACGGCAAACTGGAAAGCTTACAAAAAAGGCGCATTCTTCGCCAACCCCTGCTATACCCAGATTCACCCCACCTGCATCCCACAGGCCGGCGATTACCAGTCAAAACTGACCCTCATGTCCGAATCCCTTCGTAACGACGGTCGCTGCTGGGTACCGAAGAAGAAGGAAGACCTGGGCAAGCATCCCAACGAGATAGCAGAAGAGGATCGCGACTACTATCTGGAGCGTAAATACCCGAGCTTCGGTAACCTGGCTCCCCGTGACATCGCTTCCCGTGCTGCAAAAGAGCAATGCGACGACGGCCGCGGCGTCGGCCCCGGTGGCCGCGGTGTGTACCTGGATTTCTCCTCCTCCATCAAACGGGTTGGAGAGAATACCATCAAGGAGCGTTATGGCAACCTCTTTGAAATGTATGAGAAGATCACCGATGAGAATGCCTACAAACGGCCGATGCGTATGTATCCGGCACCCCACTACTCCATGGGCGGTCTCTGGGTAGATTACAACCTGCAGAGCAACATTCCTGGCCTCTTTGTCCTAGGCGAGGCAAACTTCTCCGTCCACGGTGCAAACCGCCTTGGCGCTTCCGCGCTCATGCAGGGTCTGGCTGACGGCTACTTCGTCATCCCTTACACCATCGGTGGCTACCTTGCTACTGTTAAGCCCGGCACGGTCGGCACCGACAACGCCGAGTTCAAAAAATCCATTGAAGACGTGCAGCATAACACCAAAAAGCTTCTTTCAGTCAATGGCAAGAAGACCGTTTCCGAATTCATGCGTGAACTTGGTTCCCTCATGTGGGAAAACTGTGGTATGGCCCGCAGCAAAGAAAGCCTCGAAACAAACCTGAAGAAAATCCCTGCCCTCCGCGAGGAGTTCTGGAAGAATGTCAAGGTTACCGGCTCCGGTGCAGATTTCAATCAGGATCTTGAGAATGCCGGCCGTACCGCCGATTTCCTTGAGTTTGGCGAACTTCTTTGCCGTGACGCCCACCATCGCAACGAGTCCTGCGGTGGCCACTTCCGGACTGAGTTTCAGACTGAGGACGGCGAGGCCCAGCGTGATGACGAGAACTACTGCTATGTCGGGGCCTGGGAATACAAAGGGGACGGCGCGGTTCCGGAACTCCACAAGGAGCCACTCAAGTTCGAGAACGTACATCTTGCGGTAAGGAGTTATAAATAATGAGCGATCACAAAACCATGACTCTGACTCTTAATGTCTGGCGGCAGAAGGGACCTAATGATCCCGGCAAGTTCGAAACCTACACCGCCAAGGGAATAACCGAGCACCACTCCTTTCTGGAAATGATCGATGTGGTCAACGAAGACCTCATCAAATCAGGAAAAGAGCCGATCGTTTTCGATCACGACTGCCGTGAGGGAATCTGTGGTATGTGTTCTCAGGTGGTCAACGGTGTTCCCCATGGCGGCCAGGAAAGAACCACTGTCTGCCAGCTTCATATGCGGAAGTTCAAGGACGGGGATACGATTTTTATCGAGCCGTGGCGTGCCACTGCGTTCCCCATCATCAAAGACCTGGTCGTCGACCGTAGCGCTTATGACACAATCATCCAGGCCGGCGGTTACACCTCCTGCCACACCGGTGGTGTGCCTGACGGTAATGCTGTGCTGGTGCCCAAGCCTGATGCGGATTATGCCATGGACGCAGCCGAATGTATTGGTTGTGGTGCCTGTGCCGCCGCCTGCCCCAACGGTTCGGCAATGCTCTTTACATCAGCCAAGGTGGCCCAGTTGGCTGCTCTTCCTCAAGGAAAAGTTGAGGCCGCTGCCCGTGTCAAGGCAATGGTTGAGACAATGCAGGAATGTGGATTCGGCAACTGCTCCAACCACTATGAGTGTCAGGCAGCCTGCCCCAAAGGGATCGATGTCAAATTCATTGCCAGGCTGAACAGGGAGTACCTGAAGGCTCAGTTTAAGTAAGAACATAATGACAGCTTCACCAATAAAAAAGGGCGGATCTTTTGGATCCGCCCTTTTTGCGTCCGCTGTAATGGGTATCAGGACTTCTGAGGCAGTGTGCTGTGGCAGCGCTGACAGTCCTGTAATGGAAAAGCCACGGTTGTATGGCAGAGGCCGCAGTACTTCCCTTCGTTTATTTCTGCCATGGAATATTTGGTCATTCCTTTTTTGATCCCGGCAAACACCTCTGGATGGCAGACTTCGCAGCCGTTCCAGAAGGTATGTTTTTTGTGGGAAAAGATGATGTCAGGCAGTTCGTTTACCTTTGCTTCCAGGGCAAAATCTTTCTGCACGGCCAGAGGCGCACGTTTTATGGACACTTTGTCCAGAAAATCAATGGGAGTGATATAACCGTCGCTTTCAGCTTTTTCCCAGTTTATGCCATTGCCGAGACGCTCTTTGGGCAGGTTGTCACTGAAGCGAAAGAATCCATCCGCCTTGGCCTCATTTTTTTCCTTCTCATGGCATTTATCGCAATATTGATCATGGACACCAGTTTTTTCCAGCGAGCAGGACCTGAAAATCTTCCGCCCTTCATACTCTCTTTTTCCGTCATGGCATGTGCCGCACATGTAGCCGCGCATATTATCGGCGGCCCTGATATCAGTTGCCCCGCGTTTCATGGAAAAGCCGATATCGGCGTGACAAAGCCTGCAGGTATACTTAGCCCTGTGGACCCAGTGATCGAAAACAGCCGGAGGCATTGCCGGTTTAACGCCGGACAGTGGTAAAACAAGAAGGCTGCCATATTCATATACCTTTGGTCTTTTCTGCTTTACGCCGGTCTGGGCAATGGCAATTCCTCCCAACAGGACTGTGCAGAGTATGGCGGTGAGGAGTTTTTTCATGTGTCCTCCATAATATAAATTGTTGCTAATCATAGTGGAAAGTTCATTATTGTCAAGAAGCATAAGTACTGACGAAAAAAAAGTTGCAAATTTTAGTTTATTTTTGACAATTCTTTTACCACATGGTTGTTATAGAGAGTAAATTTAACCCTCATCGAGACAGGAATGGCTCTGACCTTTACCAAAATTGTTATTACACTTCGGCTGCAAAGAGACATTCGCGGACGATATGCCTTCTTTAATTTGAAGAATGTATTTGAGAGCGTCTTTCGTCAAAATATAAACTGCTGCCAAACAAGTTGCTACGGCTGCCGGAGCGGAGAAGAATGTTGTTATCCTGGTATTTTCTCACAGTCTCTGTCCGCAGACCCATTGGCCTTGAAAAGGTACCAGAAACCTTCTTTGCCCTTTGTCTTCCATATCCCACTCGTGCCTGATCTGCCCAACAAAGGTATGACCGTCGAGATGGCGGTCGTATTGATTGGATCCGCAGCTGAATACTACCAGCACTTCATTCATTGTGTGTCCTCTGTCTACTCGGGTTTTGCTGCTCTGGTAAAAGCGGAATCCGAAGACTACATGGGGAACCGCTATCTGATAATGGGGGAGCTGGGAGAAATGCATCATGACCGCTTATTTCTTTTTTCCGCAGAAGAGTTGCAGAATAACTGCCAACATATTTCAGGTATGATCGAAGTCACCTTCGTTACTCCAGTTATTTTGTTCCGGCAGGGCCATGCCATGCGGGAAATGTCCTTTTCCACTTTCATCCGCGCATTGTTCAGGCGAGTTTCTTCTCTTGCCTATTATTATGGCGGAGTTGAAATGAATTATGATTTCAAATGGCTGGCAGAACAAAGCTACCATGTTGAAACGATAGAATCGGAGTTGGCCTGGACTGAGTGGAAAGTGGCCACGCCGGGGGCGAGGCTGAGCGGCATTATGGGTAGAACTGCTTTTTCCGGAGATATGGATATCTTTTACCCGTTTTTACTGCTTGGCCAGTATTTCAATATTGGGAAAGGGGCATCCTTTGGCCGTGGCAGGTATCTGATGCATGGGATTTGCCGATAAGCCAGCTGGGGGCTTGTTTTGCTTGTAAAACCGCCGGTACTGGGTAAGCTGTTATCTAGTGGTCCGGAACTCCAAATGTAAACAATTTTTACATCAGAATAAAATGCAAGGAGCCGTTCATGGGGTCTTCTGTGTGGAAACCGGTTGTGTTAATGCTGGTATTGGTTGTTTTTTTCAATTTTTTCTACAACCTTGCCAATCAGGGGGCAGAACAGGAATTAAGCGTCTCTTACAGTCGCTTCCGAAACGAGCTGGCTGCGGATAATGTCAATAAGGTAACCATAAAAGGGGTTAACTTGCGGGGCACATTTCGCAACAAGATCAATCTGGTGGAGAATCTTCAGGGGAAAGAGGTGACGCGCCAGGTGTCGGCCTTTAAGACGGTGTTGCCCGCTATGGCCGATCCGACACTGATGCCGGAACTTGCAGAAAAAAAGGTCGATGTAACGGCAGTTTCCACAGAGACTTCTTCATTTGCCAGCGTGTTGATCTATATACTGCCGTGGCTTCTGATCATAGGAATCTGGTGGCTGATGATGAGAGGGGTCAAAGGACAGGGGCCGGGAGCCATGATGGGGGGCTTTGCCAAATCCGGAGCAAGGATGTATGTGAGTGGTGAAAGGATCAATGTCACCTTTGAAGATGTGGCCGGCATGGAAAACAGCAAGCAGGAGCTGAAGGAGATGGTGGACTATCTGAAGAATCCGAAACGTTTCCAGGATATTGGTGGAAAGGTTCCCAAAGGTATACTCCTGGTCGGGCCGCCAGGTACCGGCAAAACGTTGTTGGCACGGGCCGTCGCCGGAGAGGCCGGTGTGGCATTTTTCAGCATTTCTGCTTCTCAGTTCATAGAGATGTTTGTCGGTGTTGGTGCCAGCAGGGTGCGTGACCTCTTCAGCAATGCCAAAAAGGCCGCGCCGAGCATTGTTTTTATCGATGAGCTGGATGCTGTCGGTAGAAGCCGTGGCGCCGGCTTTGGTGGTGGCCATGACGAGAGAGAACAGACCCTCAATCAGCTTCTTTCCGAAATGGACGGTTTTGATCCACATGAGGAAGTTATCGTCATTGCTGCAACCAACCGTCCAGATGTACTTGATCCTGCCCTGCTCAGGCCTGGGCGGTTTGATCGTCACGTGGTGATTGATCGTCCCGATCTGCGTGACCGCGAGCAGATCTTGAAGGTCCATGCAAGAAAGATTCGGCTGGACCCACAGGTGGATCTTTCCATAATTGCCAGAGGAACTCCGGGCATGACTGGGGCCGACTTGGAAAACCTGATTAATGAGGCGGCAATCCAGGCGGCTCGTCAAAATTCCAAGACTGTTTCCATGGATGATCTGGAGAGGGCCTTGGACAAGATATTGATGGGGGGAGAGCGGAAGATCGTAATTTCGGACCACGAAAAGAATATTACCGCCTACCATGAGGCAGGCCATACCCTGGTGGCAAAGCTTCTACCTGGCACGGACCCTGTGCACAAAGTGACGATAATTCCCCATGGCATGGCTCTCGGGCTTACCCAGCAACTGCCGGAGGATGACCGCTATCATTATCCCAAGGCCTATCTCACCAACAGGCTATGCGTGGCTTTGGGGGGGAGGGTGGCCGAGCGGCTGGTTTTCAATGATATTTCAACCGGCGCCCAAAGTGACCTGAAGACGGTGACCCAGCTTGCGGAAAAGATGGTCTGTCAGTGGGGCATGAGCGAAAAGATCGGAGCTGTTATCTATAGCCGGGGAGAGGAACATCCCTTTTTAGGCCGCAAGCTAGCAGAGGAAAAATCTTTTTCCGAACAGATGGCCTGGCTTATTGACCAGGAGATAGCTGCCATAATAAAGGAAGCAGAGTTAAAAGCCGAAGAGTTGGTAACTTCCAACAGAAAAAAACTGGATGCTTTGGCGAGTGCTCTGCTTGAGGCTGAATCACTTGACGGACGTAAGGTGGACGAGATCCTGAATTCTGTTCAATAGATAATTATGTAGCCATGATTCTGGGCTATCCTGGATATTTCCAGCGTGTCCTTGATCTGGTAAATTTCCCCTTCCAGGGTGAAGGTGAACCCGCCTGATTCATTGGGAACTGCGCTTTCCAAAAGAGTTTCAAACAATGCTGTCTTGATGGTTTCCATAACAGATATTCCTTCCTTCCCTGTTTCCCCGCCACAAGTTATATCTCCTGAAACGGAATTGCATTATAGCAGCTTTATGGCATAGTTGACACCAGTCAATTTTGTAGCGGGGTCAGATTATGCAACGA
This region of Geotalea daltonii FRC-32 genomic DNA includes:
- a CDS encoding methylated-DNA--[protein]-cysteine S-methyltransferase; the encoded protein is MRKPARPSAQYFSLYSSPMGSGGVVAGAAGLIEVFLPFAGGNRAEMHAHIGKLHPGTRCSNELTERCAALLQRYFAGERVEFPLELDKTGFTPFQTRVYELVAAIPYGCVKTYAQVAAEMGCKGAARGVGTAMARNPLPIIIPCHRIVGASGTMTGYSAAGGISSKRILLMMEGISLDAKGRVVS
- the mazG gene encoding nucleoside triphosphate pyrophosphohydrolase, whose translation is MNEGKKGFDRLIEIMRRLRAPGGCPWDAEQTHESLKRYLVEECYEVLEAIDAKDPVNLKEELGDLMLQPVFHAAIAEECGEFTIDDVLDTVNEKLIRRHPHVFGDQIVKSADEQVANWERIKKAEKGEERKSALSGIPPHLPALMKAHKVTEKAARVGFDWEYTDQVFAKVLEELHEFQETLADGNQERMEAELGDLLFAIVNLGRFLSLDTEEALRKTINRFICRFNHIEDTLHASGVTMQEASLEEMDKLWEEAKRKERGEGKQ
- the tgt gene encoding tRNA guanosine(34) transglycosylase Tgt; the protein is MTMFTLIKKDSKTAARRGQLTTPHGTIETPIFMPVGTHAAMKAMTPQQVKETGAQIILSNTYHLHLRPGESLVEKAGGLHRFMAWEGPILTDSGGFQVFSLPNKRITDDGAYFKHEITGEEVFLDPAKAIAIQEALGSDIIMAFDECIPYPCDKRYADQSTQKTIRWAEACKKAQTRKDQALFGIVQGSVFEDLREMCAKELVGMDFPGYAIGGVSVGEGLELLKKVVAMTAPFLPEDKPRYLMGVGLPEDILESVERGMDMFDCVIPTRYARSATLFTNRGKIRLTNKNYRRDFYPIDPNCSCYACRNFTRAYIHHLFNANEVLSAILASIHNVHFYLEMMAGIRKAIEEDRFPQFKQEFLASYLKGK
- a CDS encoding succinate dehydrogenase cytochrome b subunit, translated to MEFFKNSVGRKILMSITGQLLIIFVIVHMIGNSSIFLGADGINAYAKHLHDLPPLVWIFRLVMLTAVAIHIIYGIQVTLENNKANAKGYAVQNHLKATFASKNMIWTGILIGAFVIYHLLHFTLHITNPEISAGVAANFDALQRPDVFKMVVLSFQKGLIALIYAAAMVILFLHLSHGIQSFLQTMGWNNDKTRPVFSTVGKVISGILLVGYVSIPLVILTGLLKL
- a CDS encoding fumarate reductase/succinate dehydrogenase flavoprotein subunit, which codes for MILDGKCPQGPIEKTWDKHRFDLKLVNPANKRKYTVIMVGTGLAGGAAAASLGELGYNVMAFCYQDSPRRAHSIAAQGGINAAKAYPNDGDSIYRLFYDTIKGGDFRAREADVWRLAQVSNNIIDQCVAQGVPFARDYAGYLDNRSFGGAQVSRTFYARGQTGQQLLLGAYSALSRQIKAGTVKMYNRREMLDLVVVDGVAKGITCRNLITGELESYAADAVCLATGGYVNVFYLSTNAMGCSVTANWKAYKKGAFFANPCYTQIHPTCIPQAGDYQSKLTLMSESLRNDGRCWVPKKKEDLGKHPNEIAEEDRDYYLERKYPSFGNLAPRDIASRAAKEQCDDGRGVGPGGRGVYLDFSSSIKRVGENTIKERYGNLFEMYEKITDENAYKRPMRMYPAPHYSMGGLWVDYNLQSNIPGLFVLGEANFSVHGANRLGASALMQGLADGYFVIPYTIGGYLATVKPGTVGTDNAEFKKSIEDVQHNTKKLLSVNGKKTVSEFMRELGSLMWENCGMARSKESLETNLKKIPALREEFWKNVKVTGSGADFNQDLENAGRTADFLEFGELLCRDAHHRNESCGGHFRTEFQTEDGEAQRDDENYCYVGAWEYKGDGAVPELHKEPLKFENVHLAVRSYK
- a CDS encoding succinate dehydrogenase/fumarate reductase iron-sulfur subunit — translated: MSDHKTMTLTLNVWRQKGPNDPGKFETYTAKGITEHHSFLEMIDVVNEDLIKSGKEPIVFDHDCREGICGMCSQVVNGVPHGGQERTTVCQLHMRKFKDGDTIFIEPWRATAFPIIKDLVVDRSAYDTIIQAGGYTSCHTGGVPDGNAVLVPKPDADYAMDAAECIGCGACAAACPNGSAMLFTSAKVAQLAALPQGKVEAAARVKAMVETMQECGFGNCSNHYECQAACPKGIDVKFIARLNREYLKAQFK
- a CDS encoding c(7)-type cytochrome triheme domain-containing protein, with product MKKLLTAILCTVLLGGIAIAQTGVKQKRPKVYEYGSLLVLPLSGVKPAMPPAVFDHWVHRAKYTCRLCHADIGFSMKRGATDIRAADNMRGYMCGTCHDGKREYEGRKIFRSCSLEKTGVHDQYCDKCHEKEKNEAKADGFFRFSDNLPKERLGNGINWEKAESDGYITPIDFLDKVSIKRAPLAVQKDFALEAKVNELPDIIFSHKKHTFWNGCEVCHPEVFAGIKKGMTKYSMAEINEGKYCGLCHTTVAFPLQDCQRCHSTLPQKS
- the cas6 gene encoding CRISPR system precrRNA processing endoribonuclease RAMP protein Cas6, with the translated sequence MALTFTKIVITLRLQRDIRGRYAFFNLKNVFESVFRQNINCCQTSCYGCRSGEECCYPGIFSQSLSADPLALKRYQKPSLPFVFHIPLVPDLPNKGMTVEMAVVLIGSAAEYYQHFIHCVSSVYSGFAALVKAESEDYMGNRYLIMGELGEMHHDRLFLFSAEELQNNCQHISGMIEVTFVTPVILFRQGHAMREMSFSTFIRALFRRVSSLAYYYGGVEMNYDFKWLAEQSYHVETIESELAWTEWKVATPGARLSGIMGRTAFSGDMDIFYPFLLLGQYFNIGKGASFGRGRYLMHGICR
- the ftsH gene encoding ATP-dependent zinc metalloprotease FtsH, which codes for MGSSVWKPVVLMLVLVVFFNFFYNLANQGAEQELSVSYSRFRNELAADNVNKVTIKGVNLRGTFRNKINLVENLQGKEVTRQVSAFKTVLPAMADPTLMPELAEKKVDVTAVSTETSSFASVLIYILPWLLIIGIWWLMMRGVKGQGPGAMMGGFAKSGARMYVSGERINVTFEDVAGMENSKQELKEMVDYLKNPKRFQDIGGKVPKGILLVGPPGTGKTLLARAVAGEAGVAFFSISASQFIEMFVGVGASRVRDLFSNAKKAAPSIVFIDELDAVGRSRGAGFGGGHDEREQTLNQLLSEMDGFDPHEEVIVIAATNRPDVLDPALLRPGRFDRHVVIDRPDLRDREQILKVHARKIRLDPQVDLSIIARGTPGMTGADLENLINEAAIQAARQNSKTVSMDDLERALDKILMGGERKIVISDHEKNITAYHEAGHTLVAKLLPGTDPVHKVTIIPHGMALGLTQQLPEDDRYHYPKAYLTNRLCVALGGRVAERLVFNDISTGAQSDLKTVTQLAEKMVCQWGMSEKIGAVIYSRGEEHPFLGRKLAEEKSFSEQMAWLIDQEIAAIIKEAELKAEELVTSNRKKLDALASALLEAESLDGRKVDEILNSVQ